The following proteins are co-located in the Desulfobacterales bacterium genome:
- a CDS encoding serine acetyltransferase translates to MKPDDEARRASACRDEIYSYSRYRSRLNELVDRIASGCDDTRCYSHVDYEQLPSRTAVIEMIHKFREILFPGYFSRAKLDPANLSYHIGQTVSELFDILAEQISRSIRHECYKYDLECSDCTEQGYQHALGLIEAIPEIQDILAQDVIACFEGDPAAKSYDEIIFSYPGILAITVHRIARRLHEMGIPLLPRMMTEYVHCETGIDIHPGAAIGERFVIDHGTGIVIGETTEIGPNVRIYQGVTLGALSVPTDKSDEMRDKKRHPTIEEGVIIYSGATILGGDTVIGARSVIGGNVWITQSVPPGTTVLLDSPRLIYR, encoded by the coding sequence ATGAAACCAGATGATGAAGCCCGCAGGGCGTCCGCCTGCCGCGATGAAATTTATAGTTATTCCAGATACCGCAGCCGGCTCAATGAGCTGGTGGATCGAATAGCCAGCGGCTGCGATGACACGCGCTGCTATTCCCATGTCGACTATGAGCAGCTGCCCTCGCGGACCGCGGTAATAGAGATGATCCATAAATTCCGGGAAATTCTGTTTCCCGGCTACTTCAGCCGGGCGAAGCTCGATCCGGCCAATTTAAGCTATCATATCGGCCAGACCGTGTCCGAACTTTTTGATATCCTGGCCGAGCAGATTTCGCGAAGCATCCGCCACGAGTGTTATAAATATGATCTTGAGTGCTCGGACTGCACGGAACAGGGCTATCAGCATGCGCTTGGCCTGATTGAAGCCATTCCGGAGATCCAGGATATTCTCGCCCAGGATGTGATCGCCTGCTTTGAGGGCGATCCGGCGGCAAAAAGCTATGATGAGATTATTTTCAGCTATCCGGGGATACTGGCCATTACCGTGCACCGGATTGCCAGGCGGCTTCACGAGATGGGGATTCCGCTTTTGCCCCGGATGATGACCGAATACGTCCATTGCGAGACCGGCATTGATATTCATCCGGGTGCGGCTATCGGTGAGCGGTTTGTCATTGACCACGGGACGGGCATCGTCATCGGCGAGACCACGGAAATCGGGCCCAATGTCCGCATCTATCAGGGGGTTACTCTGGGGGCCTTATCCGTGCCCACGGACAAGAGCGATGAGATGCGGGATAAAAAGCGGCACCCCACCATTGAAGAGGGCGTGATCATCTATTCCGGGGCCACCATTTTGGGCGGGGACACGGTTATCGGCGCGCGGTCGGTTATCGGCGGCAATGTCTGGATCACCCAATCCGTGCCGCCGGGGACAACGGTATTGCTGGACTCCCCGCGGCTGATCTATCGCTGA
- a CDS encoding 4Fe-4S dicluster domain-containing protein, protein MERVEKYIPPPNNRTHDRDSTFLSEVVRRSGVNVSLCWHCRCCGSGCPFAADMDYLPNTILRLVQFGLKREALESSAIWICVGCHTCSMECPQAIDMAAVMDTLREMAMESGIQVGEPDILKFHNEVLKSIHRYGRTHKLEIMMRYKLWKQDWFKDLDVGLKMLSKRKLDLMPSKVRNLGKIRQLFVAEREEKKK, encoded by the coding sequence ATGGAACGCGTTGAAAAATATATCCCTCCGCCGAACAACCGAACCCATGATAGGGATTCAACCTTTTTAAGCGAGGTGGTTCGGCGCTCCGGGGTCAATGTCAGCCTCTGCTGGCACTGCCGGTGCTGCGGAAGCGGCTGCCCCTTTGCCGCGGATATGGATTATCTGCCCAATACCATCCTTCGGCTGGTCCAGTTCGGCTTGAAAAGGGAAGCCCTTGAAAGTTCGGCCATTTGGATATGCGTCGGATGTCATACCTGTTCCATGGAATGCCCCCAGGCGATCGATATGGCGGCGGTCATGGACACGCTTCGGGAGATGGCGATGGAGTCCGGAATTCAGGTGGGGGAGCCGGATATTTTAAAGTTCCACAACGAGGTGCTGAAATCCATCCACCGATACGGCCGGACCCATAAACTGGAAATCATGATGCGCTACAAGCTGTGGAAGCAGGATTGGTTCAAGGATCTGGATGTAGGGCTGAAGATGCTTTCAAAGCGCAAGCTTGACCTGATGCCGTCAAAAGTCAGAAATCTTGGAAAAATCCGGCAGTTGTTTGTTGCGGAGCGGGAGGAGAAAAAGAAATGA
- the cysK gene encoding cysteine synthase A, whose protein sequence is MKVFSTVRYTIGATPLVRLKRMSADLNAEILVKLEFFNPLGSVKDRIAAAMIEAAEKEGKIGPDTLIVEPTSGNTGIALAFICAAKGYRLCLTMPETMSMERRKLLSHLGAELVLTEGKYGIKGAVQTAQEILAANKNAFMPDQFSNPANAKIHRETTAEEIWNDTEGGVDIFVAGVGTGGTITGVAQMIKERKSGFKSVAVEPADSAVLSGGEPGPHKLQGLGAGFVPEVLDRSVIDEVLTVGAGESFETARRLAREEGLLCGISSGSNVAAALRIAAREEAAGKTIVTVLPSTGERYISTDLFLSE, encoded by the coding sequence ATGAAAGTCTTTTCTACCGTCCGGTATACGATCGGGGCGACCCCTTTGGTTCGGCTTAAAAGGATGAGCGCGGACCTGAACGCGGAAATTTTGGTAAAACTCGAGTTCTTTAATCCCCTGGGAAGCGTCAAGGACCGGATTGCCGCGGCCATGATCGAAGCTGCCGAAAAAGAGGGGAAAATCGGACCGGATACCCTGATTGTGGAGCCTACCAGCGGCAACACCGGCATTGCGCTGGCCTTTATCTGTGCCGCCAAGGGCTACCGGCTCTGTCTGACCATGCCGGAGACCATGAGCATGGAGCGCAGAAAGCTCCTTTCCCATCTCGGGGCGGAGCTCGTTTTGACCGAGGGCAAATACGGGATTAAGGGGGCGGTTCAGACCGCACAGGAGATTTTAGCCGCCAATAAGAACGCCTTTATGCCGGATCAGTTCTCCAATCCCGCCAATGCCAAAATTCACCGGGAGACCACAGCCGAAGAGATCTGGAATGATACCGAAGGCGGGGTGGATATTTTTGTGGCGGGTGTGGGCACGGGCGGCACGATTACGGGGGTGGCCCAAATGATCAAGGAGCGAAAGTCCGGATTTAAGTCAGTGGCCGTGGAGCCCGCGGATTCGGCTGTACTCTCCGGCGGGGAGCCGGGCCCCCATAAACTCCAGGGCCTTGGCGCCGGTTTTGTACCGGAGGTGCTGGACCGCTCGGTTATCGATGAGGTGCTTACTGTGGGGGCCGGGGAATCCTTTGAAACCGCCCGTCGGCTGGCCCGGGAAGAAGGGCTTTTGTGCGGGATTTCGTCAGGTTCCAATGTGGCGGCCGCCCTGCGCATCGCCGCACGGGAAGAGGCCGCAGGGAAAACCATCGTCACGGTGCTGCCCAGCACCGGTGAGCGCTATATCAGCACGGACCTTTTTTTATCCGAGTAA
- a CDS encoding DUF2780 domain-containing protein, which yields MKTGVFIRIGIICGLLGFLWTGPAFSADTSNAMGLVKMLTDQLGVTEKQATGGAGSLFQMAQKGLSEDEFGKVSESLPGISQLISAAPDVSESSSGLSGKMGDAAEGLGSLKKTAENVNRLNTVKNQFSKLGLDEGMVSQFIPIVLKYANTQGGETVINLLKGVWQ from the coding sequence ATGAAAACAGGAGTTTTTATTCGTATCGGGATCATATGCGGCCTGCTCGGTTTCCTTTGGACCGGCCCGGCTTTTTCCGCGGATACATCAAACGCAATGGGCCTTGTCAAAATGCTTACCGATCAGCTGGGGGTAACTGAAAAACAGGCCACCGGCGGGGCCGGCTCCCTGTTCCAGATGGCTCAGAAGGGTCTTTCGGAAGACGAGTTTGGCAAGGTTTCAGAATCGCTTCCGGGGATCAGCCAATTGATTTCCGCTGCTCCGGATGTTTCAGAATCATCCTCCGGGTTGTCCGGTAAAATGGGCGATGCCGCGGAAGGACTGGGATCGCTCAAAAAGACCGCTGAAAATGTCAATCGGCTCAATACGGTGAAGAATCAGTTTTCCAAACTGGGACTGGATGAGGGGATGGTATCCCAATTTATCCCGATTGTTTTAAAATATGCCAACACCCAGGGGGGTGAAACGGTGATAAATCTTTTAAAAGGCGTATGGCAATAA
- the nifU gene encoding Fe-S cluster assembly protein NifU produces MWEYTDEVKDHFLNPRNVGEIEDADGVGEVGSMACGDALRLMLKVDENQRIADVKFQTFGCASAIASSSALTELVKGMTLEEAEKITNDNIAEYLGGLPKEKIHCSVMGQDALKQAILNYRGVREAPAAEGNVVCECFGVTDKQIEDVVKAHDLKTIEDVTDYIKAGGGCGNCHENIQAIIDTVHKREAQPAAAGKKLTNVEKIKRIEETLEREVKPALKKDGGSIELIDVEGDTVYVKLIGTCMNCATSDVTLKHFVEAKLQEFVTPELVVKEVKQ; encoded by the coding sequence ATGTGGGAATATACGGACGAAGTCAAAGATCATTTTTTGAACCCCCGCAATGTCGGGGAAATTGAAGATGCCGACGGCGTGGGGGAAGTCGGATCAATGGCATGCGGCGATGCGCTGCGCCTGATGCTCAAGGTCGATGAAAACCAGCGGATTGCGGATGTGAAGTTTCAGACATTCGGGTGCGCCAGTGCCATTGCTTCATCCTCGGCCCTTACCGAACTGGTCAAGGGGATGACCCTTGAAGAAGCGGAAAAAATCACCAACGACAATATCGCCGAATATCTGGGCGGGCTTCCCAAAGAAAAAATACATTGTTCCGTGATGGGCCAGGATGCCCTTAAACAGGCGATTTTAAACTATCGCGGGGTTCGTGAGGCCCCGGCGGCCGAAGGCAATGTGGTGTGTGAATGCTTCGGGGTCACGGACAAGCAGATTGAAGACGTGGTAAAGGCCCATGATCTGAAAACCATTGAGGATGTCACGGATTATATAAAAGCCGGCGGGGGGTGTGGCAATTGCCATGAAAATATTCAGGCCATAATTGACACGGTGCACAAAAGAGAAGCGCAGCCGGCGGCTGCCGGAAAAAAGCTTACCAATGTTGAGAAAATCAAGAGGATTGAGGAGACATTAGAGCGGGAGGTCAAGCCGGCACTTAAAAAAGACGGCGGCAGTATTGAGCTGATCGATGTGGAGGGCGACACCGTTTACGTGAAGCTCATCGGCACCTGCATGAATTGCGCTACTTCCGATGTTACGCTCAAGCATTTTGTGGAGGCCAAGCTGCAGGAATTCGTCACACCGGAGCTGGTGGTTAAGGAGGTCAAACAATGA
- a CDS encoding heterodisulfide reductase-related iron-sulfur binding cluster, translating into MNPGRLKEISYFPGCSLATSARENNQSMLTFCRQSGIDLVELDDWNCCGSSSAHSVDPEVGSQLPARNLSLAPAGRPLLAACPSCYLRLKITHQKLLKDKDARRAYHSRWGRPFNPELEIIHFFDLLAGMADAGNFGDRLNRLKGLRFVPYYGCMLARPPQLRNERNFHGTMENFLSSLGAEPLPWSHKSRCCGTFLSVSRPDIAARSVRKIMDGAAQAGAECVVTACAMCHLNLEIRSALPGKIPVLHFSELLSLAMGIGGGMGWFRRHLIDPRPLLKSRRLIA; encoded by the coding sequence ATGAATCCGGGCCGGTTAAAGGAGATTTCATATTTTCCCGGGTGTTCTCTTGCCACCTCGGCACGGGAAAATAATCAGTCAATGTTAACGTTTTGCCGGCAATCCGGCATCGATCTGGTTGAGCTGGATGACTGGAACTGCTGCGGGTCATCATCCGCCCATAGTGTCGACCCGGAAGTCGGATCTCAGCTGCCCGCCCGGAACCTTTCACTGGCCCCGGCCGGCCGCCCCCTGCTTGCCGCATGCCCCAGCTGTTATCTCCGTCTGAAAATAACCCATCAAAAGCTTTTAAAGGACAAAGACGCCCGGAGAGCGTATCATTCGCGCTGGGGCCGGCCCTTTAATCCGGAACTTGAAATCATCCATTTTTTTGATTTGCTGGCCGGCATGGCCGATGCCGGCAACTTTGGGGATCGCTTAAACCGGCTTAAGGGATTGCGGTTTGTGCCGTATTATGGCTGTATGCTGGCAAGGCCGCCGCAATTGCGAAACGAAAGAAACTTCCATGGCACCATGGAAAACTTTCTTTCATCCCTGGGGGCGGAACCGCTGCCCTGGTCCCATAAGTCCCGATGCTGCGGCACGTTTTTATCGGTTTCCCGACCGGATATTGCCGCCCGGAGTGTACGCAAAATTATGGACGGCGCCGCCCAGGCAGGGGCTGAATGTGTGGTCACCGCCTGCGCCATGTGCCATTTAAATCTTGAAATCCGGAGTGCGCTGCCGGGAAAGATACCGGTGCTGCATTTTTCGGAACTGCTCTCCCTTGCCATGGGCATTGGCGGCGGTATGGGCTGGTTCCGCCGGCACCTGATCGATCCGCGCCCGCTGCTCAAGTCCCGCCGACTGATCGCCTGA
- the nifS gene encoding cysteine desulfurase NifS, with translation MTVIYMDNNATTRVADAVLDEMMPYFTEFYGNPSSMHSFGGQVGQKISAARGKIAELIGASPEEIIFTGSGTESDNTAIMAALKAHPNKKHIITSRVEHPAIKNLFEHLAKTGYRVTWVPVDRHGMLDLDYLYAHLSDDTAVVSLMWANNETGVIFPIEEIADRLRSRGIVFHTDAVQAVGKIPVDVGRTGVDMLSLSGHKLYAPKGVATLYVKKGTRFAPFLIGGHQERGRRGGTENTPGIIGLGKAAELAGEHLQDDMARVKSLRDKLESAILENIPNVLLNGDKDRRLPNTLSVSFEYVEGEAILLMLDQLGICASSGSACTSGSLEPSHVLRAMGVPFTAAHGSIRLSLSVYNTDEEVDFVIDNLPAVIDRLRHMSPFWKRAACQTQ, from the coding sequence ATGACTGTGATCTATATGGATAATAATGCCACCACCCGGGTGGCAGACGCGGTCCTGGACGAGATGATGCCTTATTTTACCGAGTTCTACGGCAATCCGTCGAGTATGCATTCGTTCGGCGGGCAGGTGGGCCAGAAAATCAGTGCGGCAAGGGGAAAAATAGCTGAGCTGATCGGGGCATCGCCGGAGGAGATTATCTTTACCGGAAGCGGCACGGAAAGCGACAACACCGCCATAATGGCGGCGCTTAAAGCCCATCCGAACAAGAAACATATTATCACCTCCCGGGTTGAGCATCCGGCGATTAAAAATCTGTTCGAACATTTGGCCAAAACCGGCTACCGGGTGACCTGGGTACCGGTGGATCGCCACGGCATGCTGGATCTGGATTATCTGTATGCGCATTTAAGCGATGATACCGCGGTTGTCAGCCTGATGTGGGCGAACAACGAAACCGGCGTTATTTTTCCGATCGAAGAGATTGCGGACCGGTTAAGATCGCGGGGCATCGTCTTTCATACAGATGCGGTCCAGGCCGTGGGGAAAATACCGGTGGATGTGGGCCGCACCGGGGTGGACATGCTCTCGCTGTCCGGGCACAAACTTTATGCGCCAAAGGGGGTCGCAACGCTTTATGTGAAAAAGGGAACTCGGTTTGCGCCGTTTCTAATCGGCGGCCACCAGGAGCGCGGCAGGCGGGGCGGAACGGAAAACACCCCGGGGATTATCGGACTGGGAAAGGCGGCGGAGCTTGCCGGAGAGCATTTGCAAGATGATATGGCCCGGGTTAAGTCGTTGCGGGACAAACTGGAATCCGCTATACTGGAGAATATTCCGAATGTTTTGCTAAACGGCGATAAAGATCGCCGGCTGCCGAATACGCTGAGCGTCAGTTTTGAATATGTGGAGGGTGAAGCCATCCTGTTGATGCTGGATCAGCTGGGTATCTGTGCATCGTCCGGCTCCGCCTGTACATCCGGCTCGCTTGAGCCCTCGCATGTTCTCCGCGCCATGGGGGTGCCTTTTACCGCCGCGCACGGTTCTATCCGGCTCAGCCTGAGCGTCTACAATACGGATGAGGAGGTTGATTTTGTGATTGATAACCTCCCGGCGGTCATTGACCGTCTCCGGCATATGTCGCCTTTCTGGAAGCGGGCCGCCTGCCAGACGCAGTAG
- a CDS encoding cupin domain-containing protein — MMERHELFKDVGFKENAPYNYLVHDSPYFKVINFNFKAGQTLPVHSHDIEGQLTIAVLEGRGKFLGKDGAEIPAETGDVLVSDIAEPHGVEAETDMRVLVTIAPPI, encoded by the coding sequence ATGATGGAGCGACATGAGCTGTTCAAAGATGTGGGATTCAAGGAGAATGCGCCGTACAATTACCTGGTCCATGACTCCCCGTATTTCAAGGTAATCAATTTTAACTTTAAGGCCGGGCAAACGCTGCCGGTCCACTCCCATGATATTGAAGGTCAGCTGACCATTGCGGTTCTGGAGGGCCGGGGCAAGTTTCTGGGAAAAGACGGGGCGGAGATACCCGCAGAGACCGGGGATGTCCTGGTCTCTGATATCGCCGAGCCCCACGGCGTCGAAGCAGAAACCGACATGCGGGTGCTGGTCACCATTGCCCCGCCGATATAG
- a CDS encoding lysophospholipid acyltransferase family protein — MASKKQIDWKTRLLFSAASFIFYALAQMIYRTCRVTVFGKEHEDQYLRKNKPLLFVSWHQGLLYYVYHFRNRNGLIMVSQSKDGDLINRVLRLFGFQSVRGSSSRGGKEAMYEMIEQVNQTGCSAGLVADAPRGPFGVAKTGIIKIAQKTGLPLIPVMCWANRKKLFNSWDKTLLPLPFSHIIFFYAPPIFVPADADKEQIEKIRQNLTDQLNQMHRQAQAYFAA; from the coding sequence ATGGCAAGCAAGAAACAAATTGACTGGAAAACAAGGCTACTGTTTTCCGCCGCATCATTTATTTTTTATGCCCTCGCCCAGATGATCTACCGGACCTGCCGGGTGACCGTATTCGGCAAGGAACATGAGGATCAATACCTTCGCAAGAATAAACCCCTCCTTTTTGTTTCCTGGCATCAGGGCCTGCTTTACTATGTCTATCACTTCCGTAACAGAAATGGCCTGATAATGGTAAGCCAAAGCAAAGACGGGGATTTAATTAACCGAGTTCTCCGCCTGTTCGGTTTTCAATCCGTCCGGGGCTCAAGCTCCAGGGGCGGAAAAGAAGCCATGTATGAAATGATTGAACAGGTCAATCAAACCGGGTGCAGTGCCGGTCTGGTGGCAGATGCGCCCAGAGGCCCCTTTGGCGTCGCCAAGACCGGCATTATTAAAATCGCCCAAAAAACCGGTCTTCCGCTTATTCCGGTGATGTGCTGGGCCAACCGCAAAAAACTCTTTAACAGCTGGGATAAAACCCTTCTGCCCCTGCCGTTTAGCCATATTATCTTTTTTTATGCCCCGCCCATTTTCGTCCCGGCGGATGCCGATAAAGAACAGATCGAAAAAATTCGCCAGAACCTGACCGATCAGTTAAATCAGATGCACCGGCAGGCCCAGGCCTACTTCGCCGCTTAA